From one Macadamia integrifolia cultivar HAES 741 unplaced genomic scaffold, SCU_Mint_v3 scaffold2761, whole genome shotgun sequence genomic stretch:
- the LOC122067217 gene encoding 60S ribosomal protein L3, with protein MSHRKFEHPRHGSLGFLPRKRASRHRGKVKAFPKDDPSKPCKLTAFLGYKAGMTHIVREVEKPGSKLHKKETCEAVTIIETPPMVVVGVVAYVKTPRGLRSLNTVWAQHLSEEVKRRFYKNWCKSKKKAFTKYSKKYETDEGKKDIQAQLEKMKKYASVIRVLAHTQIRKMQGLKQKKAHLMEIQVNGGTIAQKVDYAYGFFEKQIPVDAVFQKDEMIDIIGVTKGKGYEGVVTRWGVTRLPRKTHRGLRKVACIGAWHPARVSFTVARAGQNGYHHRTEMNKKVYKLGKSGDESHNAMTEYDRTEKDITPMGGFPHYGIVKDDYLLIKGCCVGPKKRVVTLRQSLLKQTSRLALEEIKLKFIDTSSKFGHGRFQTTQEKQKFFGRLKA; from the exons ATGTCTCACAGGAAGTTTGAACACCCTAGGCATGGTTCCCTTGGGTTTCTGCCAAGGAAACGAGCTTCTCGTCATAGgggaaaag TGAAGGCTTTTCCCAAGGATGACCCAAGCAAGCCCTGCAAGCTTACTGCTTTCTTGGGTTATAAGGCTGGGATGACACACATCGTGAGAGAGGTCGAAAAACCTGGGTCAA aGCTTCACAAAAAGGAGACATGTGAGGCTGTGACAATTATTGAAACACCTCCAATGGTTGTTGTTGGGGTGGTTGCTTATGTCAAGACGCCCCGTGGCCTTCGCTCTCTGAATACGGTCTGGGCTCAACATTTAAGTGAGGAAGTGAAAAGGAGGTTTTACAAGAACTGGTGCAAATCCAAGAAGAAGGCCTTTACAAAGTATTCAAAGAAGTACGAAACTGATGAGGGCAAGAAAGATATTCAGGCACAGcttgagaaaatgaagaaatatgCATCCGTCATCCGTGTTCTGGCTCACACTCAG ATAAGGAAGATGCAAGGATTGAAGCAAAAGAAAGCACATCTTATGGAGATCCAGGTGAATGGTGGAACAATTGCACAGAAGGTGGACTATGCATATGGTTTCTTTGAGAAGCAGATCCCTGTGGATGCTGTTTTCCAGAAGGATGAGATGATTGACATCATTGGTGTGACAAAAGGTAAAGGTTACGAAGGTGTCGTCACTCGTTGGGGTGTCACCCGTCTGCCTCGTAAAACTCACAGGGGTTTGCGCAAAGTGGCTTGTATTGGAGCATGGCATCCTGCCAGGGTCTCCTTCACTGTTGCCAGGGCTGGTCAAAATGGTTACCACCACCGTACTGAAATGAACAAGAAGGTCTATAAGCTTGGAAAGTCTGGGGATGAGTCCCACAATGCAATGACCGAGTATGACAG GACTGAAAAGGACATAACACCCATGGGTGGATTCCCTCACTATGGTATTGTGAAGGATGATTACCTCTTGATCAAGGGTTGCTGTGTTGGGCCCAAGAAGAGGGTTGTCACACTCCGCCAGTCCCTGTTGAAGCAGACATCTCGTTTAGCTCTTGAGGAGATCAAGCTCAAGTTTATTGATACATCCTCAAAGTTTGGACATGGTCGCTTCCAGACCACCCAGGAGAAGCAAAAATTTTTCGGGAGGTTGAAGGCTTAA